One Candidatus Omnitrophota bacterium genomic region harbors:
- a CDS encoding HPr family phosphocarrier protein gives MMNSENVLPKLRCRRFPLTVRIIASLLVITFLVQDIVWAHPDICRNPSASKDTLAPDTFFRQDGSREKAATLSLELLIENHPSLKSNISLPAIERLLKVELKDWLDINGIRCEYEKKDDKIVSVSAHIPAGYVLRYYDLKEDASDVDDRYEEVPAGISSLNNIAKQVFKVKGLHLPGVISMPEPDKVDPLKRNAVTAVNNAMTVLHREERGGAKTLASLSTLGSIAAVSLGYWATGGVILLVGMALSIAEDNREIITKAWENIEYLNSIEKKLRAGEPVGWFGFKRATRAANFLAHHAKEIASAPITISNDPEPRILSSHFASMTALDKLTDVLLSMSLSSDCLRKFADASAIALSAITLSGDRSIDFKVPSSKFEKILTDTRLSIPARNAASDAVSASFNRILRRERERPGEDTPAIMKSVAERYRSMLYAARRSMEERGAKPTQLKPLSRILQFIKSRGFLTLVLFVAASSAVLIFLLHNNSGFVAMGPVFPTASIIAGKLALLQKAAPLNLLNAMEQALKNAPGHAMPRQELRDRFISKGVNADYVEAMINGFIKSGYTADEGGVLRIISGRRPTFEPLVELIRIYGERKLKLEAELKDRFGAVLWNLDKHDISSENVRKLFYGPDMQPNKATNEIFDTIRKLKEASRAIALAKGESGRYVGYKISDSPTSCMCGDIAISFVNAALDAGLKCGLAYENQYGVIISSHIECWLVGNTANVKVDFALGQFDPIYEGRVLVEDMSADSPSIYNARIEKIVNTPSLMERMIQRQKVLEEEFKEQHKAMRIAMGLDDLAGSDPSEDPRRRLPGRDIYRNIQGSANTFPSLLLMGTISAAALSDVYGHPGFAVGFLAAATLVTLSEGLFSRLGKSIMSAKMDSAHLILTIAWIAVGGLAFGSAGNSVFAWAVFLGLPAPWILDAVFRSLLRKRQAADRELLNRFKSHNAEETYRTEQRFRESQIGKRSHAYLSTLKLSDDRKTGSIIAMEPNGSRVSVDLLNTGINPLERVKIAINKMQIRASHRDILLSILSHFQNSPPDFYVYNELFGDLFGFSSATNNIIALYRDLLNEPIAVFHEIAHLMMLENMTTAKEKLLTISLVNSNNTGNKFKNIKIRWFSAADKAYVEIADLPLSMATMDFINKEKKDWPKGWARNHHYLLRIMQYELFGIYDNVLTSKLHLAELSAQNKEIDAKMSQEPDASGMDAINRVNMYIAYYNKNIAIISDMASEVKLVTTDGKEKCNDTVCGWFKHLNSDATCLINLSLQGSIVTGNPELLHNAVEALSGVKIMHNDVIKCTPLLNRYEVLKNTRYKGTDRDPIPTNCLIYYYFKQAFIDNKDAAQNLAVYWACVRNMDLALSKIENAINEAAQGSSSWSKPVDRNKKVGGILARLSEMASGTPRIANATDTRASDLFTNEAAILTAADRSELAHELIKIMSAQGSGLLHRQLCINLLRLIFGKSDLNEEPLRITADDFAVLWHIVRIIPTEEQGRILESIAMALSNESLIITGDAGKRKSMQMTKKLFGGLLDKLLKEETLTISAQKTIILWSGFISNACPELIDFAMDFINDKAPERRLANNVLKLLMHRPDSNKVLKNKLLEMVTSSASFKNIPANVNTSEEAWNALFGNQENAREFFRYTSLLRKLYPASAGVNDDRPPLKYALEEGLYFKIGENLFVTPVTESFRRHLIFSRNADGRIKFAFEVIMPGEAVKRRGVGVEDRRRIAEELNASYKDYCVKPIGTKQFSDGKYEVYAESVDFGGDTPFNIIGFDYAEDGKRLDYVESEELDRIAAKISVKREDLDMAIARRVGTLTAATHEMGYIGHNSGQAASSGARLTYWDHHIGNFRLIVRDSGEGLDRIVIKFVGDFEAFEKAAAFNSPAKEEALDRKHIIDMTSARGGLSGRLKTLSQEHLLAIFEEERELIRKKSVTAAPAQPATGAETASQKTRVVNADEALDVVRGMLDGKRSSIRAGGDNRPILVIVDGDAGVGKSAFTEYLKNNIGFKAGAIHLDRYQNPIQFGHTKNWSEVHRDIRLAAIEGQKCIFIDGLRGLDMEYYGGTFKFDLRIKVTADEETRRENITHRRSWQYMDEDVITRVLACKAEYPALKGEDERRTEPRYDIIVENSRAHRLPFTEADNGERRYYERLNADGQRNIQRVNKHDDPAIAEILAAFLAGGSRKDATDALAKRLLDNYPDEGDDYAAAEKSAGKLIALLSRQIETGVYGKTSGVENAPITREVVLNGERLALAQMKQKVSEMIKGFFRFNARLEDGVLCFGCTENSAQLHNSIKYPPTAMGTFAGFVTSEGSIFILPEFVRWIAPQGEDETRRYHDLCIKLARVLIECGFPGSLPLNWQAKESLEEELLFDGSKLQTLGDLAGAPLIRFDSMPVHAPNVDQTTVSQGKPEKIERKTKIGIIDGLHVTPSLIISDLAGRIEDEFHINITLRKSGSDYTTSANIPMGVTSLCALCGDEVVFSARGPYSSEKLNKVLDVFQKIVEVKNWSSEFIAKNQKHKEVVREYLNEVRKSVGFGVMEDIRAEQRMKQTADSGGLKMRSDNGETKLEPHENLVRHFKEKEFRREDVLDVLGRLSRKIDAVCQSGTNLAGLEPGDAAVDARVSELAKYVEHFYQAMDVVGSGNEEVVAAVRDAFAQQNFSLILSMFKMPQHRTSAKQLLRNAIEQWRANVEFLRAYASVGAVADAVAITPWRGTNELPGADRLLSDLEASIPGYRPGEDNPGLGLGGARGFANRVEVAGSPVEEFLAVVLGHITHADYLTELINTCKTEPRLAESGVEVYDRLKSIMDKYKDTISELARKGNLTVGEVNALAEAIEELMREIDELLVSYERNAQKRETYERMMKFIVNEMRGKLQGLAIGADVGIIKRMQDQGWITTLLTDIRESIADLEIVMQCYKYALSQQPYTMLHSNREVVITNPAGIHLCPSTIIGNLIWQIQQRFKMPISLSNKSTGKTLKADISDLQDLILSIVGLGIRENEAVEINIAYRGTENNALAEALLDVIARSLRDSAVLEGEDSGGGRFIDEIEELKRHPPAMRDIERAPVTMEDICHTLLNWLDDKDRQRIEKIEYDVFEDSRVSPEVDVNRLEDALMEVIHNALDHSDPSQKITVRLTPCDSPEFVNFNITNYGSIPWDLLRAEAVRLAENGELFARKNDSSKIITGTELRRMPENAGADYLPMATGEVRDIPDEALLFIEGLSTSKVHGKRSGAGVGLRNAMVYAKAVNAGFGVREDKAHSQVTFIISNVKILRQPSAMDAGQGAVLGGRVGIESIGVPGAIAKQAIKRGEGLQGTGATPVMTGPLPEMDVPANVAKWSVRQILVAIHAVNMEAGCVAAPLPQDASVVLSRNLFGDDFETSPLMGLFKSSANIEIAADSKTLKVRATNESEKNGRDRRIVVMTEDEFKTIWPDEDGRRQIRSSVLLLKNRLTDKNYLYVEGVVRLAFAMMKQDQMAVAAYYQLMSGKKLDIVTQNLFGDNAVAFAVKAVLEFRPADVKDEREFTDYKIMVENALIRA, from the coding sequence ATGATGAATTCGGAAAACGTCTTACCAAAATTACGGTGTCGCAGGTTTCCTCTCACTGTCAGGATCATAGCGTCGCTCCTGGTTATTACTTTCCTTGTTCAGGATATTGTCTGGGCGCATCCCGATATATGTCGCAATCCATCCGCAAGCAAAGATACTCTCGCGCCCGATACATTCTTTCGTCAAGACGGATCGCGTGAGAAGGCCGCTACGCTTTCTCTCGAGCTGTTGATAGAAAATCACCCATCCTTAAAATCCAATATATCATTGCCTGCGATAGAGCGTCTTCTCAAGGTAGAGCTGAAAGATTGGCTTGATATCAACGGAATAAGATGTGAGTACGAGAAGAAGGACGACAAAATCGTGTCTGTGTCGGCGCATATTCCCGCCGGCTATGTTCTTCGTTACTATGATCTCAAGGAGGACGCTTCGGATGTCGATGATCGATATGAAGAGGTGCCGGCCGGGATATCATCGTTAAATAACATCGCTAAGCAAGTCTTTAAGGTAAAAGGCTTGCATTTGCCGGGCGTTATATCAATGCCCGAACCCGATAAAGTCGATCCGCTTAAAAGGAATGCCGTTACGGCTGTGAATAATGCGATGACGGTTTTGCATCGCGAGGAGCGCGGAGGCGCGAAGACGCTCGCGTCGTTATCTACTCTCGGTTCTATCGCCGCGGTTTCACTGGGTTACTGGGCCACTGGCGGGGTTATTTTGTTGGTCGGCATGGCGCTTTCCATCGCGGAGGATAATAGAGAGATAATAACCAAGGCATGGGAAAATATTGAATATTTGAATAGCATCGAGAAGAAACTGCGTGCCGGTGAGCCGGTCGGATGGTTTGGATTTAAACGGGCCACCAGGGCGGCAAATTTTTTGGCACACCATGCCAAGGAGATAGCCTCCGCGCCAATTACTATATCAAATGACCCGGAACCCAGAATTCTTTCCTCTCATTTCGCATCGATGACTGCTCTTGATAAATTGACGGATGTATTACTGAGTATGAGTTTGAGTTCCGACTGCTTGCGTAAATTTGCCGATGCATCGGCTATCGCGTTATCCGCTATTACGCTTAGCGGTGACCGGAGCATAGATTTTAAAGTGCCGTCATCTAAGTTTGAGAAAATATTGACAGATACGCGGCTTAGTATTCCAGCCCGCAATGCGGCCTCTGACGCTGTGAGCGCCTCTTTTAATCGAATATTGCGTCGTGAAAGAGAACGGCCCGGCGAAGATACGCCTGCTATTATGAAAAGCGTCGCGGAACGTTATCGTAGCATGCTTTACGCGGCAAGGCGAAGTATGGAAGAGAGGGGCGCTAAGCCGACGCAGCTTAAACCCCTTAGCCGTATCCTGCAATTCATAAAATCCCGCGGCTTTTTAACATTGGTTCTTTTTGTAGCCGCATCCTCCGCGGTACTTATCTTCCTCCTGCATAACAATTCCGGTTTTGTTGCTATGGGCCCGGTATTTCCAACCGCTTCTATCATAGCCGGCAAGCTTGCGTTATTGCAAAAAGCCGCGCCGCTTAATCTTCTGAACGCTATGGAGCAGGCCTTAAAAAATGCGCCTGGTCATGCGATGCCGCGGCAGGAATTGCGGGATAGGTTTATATCAAAAGGGGTTAATGCGGATTATGTCGAGGCAATGATAAATGGTTTTATTAAATCCGGTTATACAGCTGATGAGGGTGGAGTGTTAAGGATTATCAGCGGCCGCCGCCCCACATTTGAACCGCTTGTGGAACTTATTCGCATATATGGCGAGAGAAAACTGAAACTTGAGGCAGAGCTTAAAGATAGGTTCGGCGCGGTTCTATGGAATCTGGATAAGCATGATATATCGTCGGAAAACGTAAGAAAATTATTTTACGGCCCGGATATGCAACCCAACAAAGCGACGAATGAAATATTCGACACTATACGAAAATTGAAAGAGGCATCAAGAGCTATCGCATTGGCAAAAGGGGAAAGCGGTAGATATGTCGGGTATAAAATATCGGATTCTCCAACCAGTTGCATGTGTGGGGACATAGCAATAAGTTTTGTGAACGCGGCTCTTGATGCGGGATTAAAATGCGGGTTGGCATACGAAAATCAGTATGGAGTGATAATATCGTCTCATATTGAGTGCTGGCTTGTGGGTAATACGGCAAACGTAAAGGTAGATTTCGCGCTGGGCCAATTCGACCCCATATATGAAGGCAGGGTTTTGGTGGAAGATATGTCAGCGGATAGTCCGTCCATATATAATGCCAGGATCGAGAAGATCGTTAATACCCCGTCGCTTATGGAAAGAATGATTCAGCGGCAAAAAGTGCTGGAGGAGGAATTTAAAGAACAGCATAAAGCTATGAGAATCGCAATGGGATTAGATGATCTTGCCGGCAGTGATCCGTCCGAAGATCCGCGCCGTCGTTTGCCTGGACGGGACATTTATAGGAATATACAAGGTAGCGCGAATACATTTCCATCGCTTCTTTTAATGGGTACCATAAGTGCCGCCGCCCTATCGGACGTTTATGGCCATCCGGGATTCGCAGTAGGATTTTTAGCGGCAGCTACTCTCGTGACACTATCTGAGGGACTTTTTAGCAGGCTTGGCAAGAGCATAATGTCCGCGAAGATGGATTCAGCGCATTTAATACTGACTATTGCGTGGATCGCGGTGGGGGGACTGGCGTTCGGCTCCGCGGGAAATTCTGTGTTTGCCTGGGCCGTATTTTTAGGATTACCCGCACCCTGGATACTGGACGCTGTTTTCCGTTCATTGCTTAGAAAGCGGCAGGCCGCAGACCGCGAATTATTGAATAGGTTTAAATCGCATAACGCAGAAGAGACTTATCGCACAGAGCAAAGATTTAGAGAAAGTCAGATCGGTAAACGCAGTCATGCCTATCTAAGTACGTTGAAATTATCAGACGATAGAAAGACCGGCTCTATCATCGCAATGGAGCCAAATGGTTCCAGGGTATCCGTCGACCTTTTGAATACAGGTATTAATCCTTTAGAAAGAGTGAAGATCGCAATAAATAAGATGCAGATTAGGGCAAGCCATAGAGATATTCTCCTGTCAATTCTCAGCCACTTCCAAAACTCACCGCCGGACTTTTATGTTTATAACGAACTTTTCGGCGATCTATTTGGTTTTTCCTCAGCAACTAATAATATCATAGCGCTTTACAGAGATCTCTTGAATGAACCGATAGCTGTATTTCACGAAATTGCCCACTTAATGATGCTGGAGAACATGACAACCGCGAAGGAAAAACTTTTAACAATTTCACTCGTCAATTCTAATAATACCGGAAATAAATTCAAAAATATTAAAATAAGATGGTTCAGCGCGGCTGATAAAGCGTATGTAGAGATTGCCGACTTGCCTCTTTCGATGGCCACTATGGATTTCATAAACAAAGAAAAGAAAGACTGGCCGAAAGGCTGGGCCAGAAACCACCACTATCTTTTGAGGATAATGCAATACGAGCTCTTCGGCATATATGACAACGTCCTTACCTCTAAATTACATTTGGCCGAACTATCGGCGCAGAATAAGGAGATAGATGCAAAGATGTCGCAGGAACCGGATGCGTCCGGTATGGATGCCATTAATCGTGTGAATATGTACATAGCGTATTATAATAAAAACATAGCGATCATCTCCGATATGGCATCGGAAGTAAAATTGGTTACGACCGATGGGAAAGAAAAATGTAACGATACGGTCTGTGGATGGTTTAAGCATCTCAACTCAGATGCCACCTGCCTGATAAATCTATCTCTTCAAGGTTCGATCGTTACAGGCAATCCGGAATTATTACATAATGCTGTCGAGGCGCTTTCGGGTGTCAAAATCATGCATAACGATGTTATAAAATGCACGCCGTTATTAAACCGTTATGAAGTGCTGAAGAATACCAGATACAAAGGGACGGATAGAGACCCCATACCTACTAATTGCTTGATCTATTATTATTTTAAGCAGGCTTTCATTGATAATAAAGACGCGGCGCAAAATCTTGCTGTATATTGGGCTTGCGTCCGGAATATGGATCTTGCGCTGAGTAAGATAGAGAATGCCATAAACGAAGCGGCGCAGGGGAGCTCTTCGTGGAGTAAGCCGGTTGACCGGAATAAAAAAGTCGGCGGGATCCTTGCCAGGCTATCTGAAATGGCTTCAGGAACTCCCAGAATAGCAAATGCCACCGACACAAGGGCATCCGATTTATTTACAAATGAAGCCGCTATTTTGACTGCCGCGGATAGATCGGAATTAGCGCATGAATTGATAAAGATTATGAGCGCTCAGGGCTCCGGATTATTACATCGTCAACTATGCATTAATTTGCTACGCTTGATTTTTGGCAAGAGCGATCTTAACGAAGAACCTTTGCGGATTACCGCTGATGATTTTGCGGTACTTTGGCATATCGTTCGTATTATTCCTACCGAAGAGCAGGGGAGAATCCTCGAATCGATAGCTATGGCGTTATCAAACGAATCGTTGATCATTACCGGTGATGCCGGTAAGCGTAAATCAATGCAGATGACTAAAAAGCTTTTTGGGGGACTATTGGATAAGCTTCTTAAGGAAGAAACGCTTACCATCAGCGCACAAAAGACGATTATTCTATGGAGCGGTTTTATTTCCAACGCTTGCCCGGAGCTTATAGATTTTGCGATGGATTTTATAAATGATAAAGCGCCCGAACGACGGCTTGCGAATAATGTGCTCAAGCTTTTAATGCACAGGCCGGATTCTAACAAAGTGCTTAAAAATAAATTACTGGAGATGGTAACGTCGTCGGCAAGTTTTAAGAATATCCCGGCCAATGTAAACACATCGGAAGAGGCGTGGAACGCTCTATTCGGCAATCAGGAGAACGCGAGAGAATTTTTTAGGTATACTTCTTTACTTCGAAAACTATATCCAGCTTCTGCTGGCGTGAATGACGATAGGCCGCCGTTAAAATACGCGCTCGAAGAAGGTCTATATTTCAAAATAGGTGAAAATCTTTTTGTAACACCCGTTACCGAATCTTTCCGGCGGCATCTTATATTCAGCAGGAACGCTGATGGGCGTATAAAATTCGCATTCGAAGTTATTATGCCAGGCGAGGCGGTAAAAAGAAGAGGCGTCGGCGTGGAAGATAGGCGCAGAATAGCAGAAGAACTCAACGCCTCTTATAAAGATTATTGCGTGAAGCCAATAGGTACAAAGCAGTTTTCTGATGGGAAATATGAAGTGTATGCCGAATCGGTCGATTTCGGCGGCGATACGCCTTTTAATATTATAGGATTCGATTATGCTGAAGATGGGAAGAGGCTTGATTATGTAGAGTCGGAAGAACTTGATAGAATAGCCGCCAAAATAAGCGTGAAACGCGAAGATCTCGATATGGCGATCGCCAGGCGTGTCGGCACCCTTACCGCCGCTACCCATGAGATGGGGTATATAGGGCATAATAGCGGCCAGGCCGCAAGCTCCGGCGCAAGGCTAACGTATTGGGACCATCATATAGGGAATTTCCGTCTAATCGTCCGGGATAGCGGCGAGGGCCTTGATAGGATAGTAATAAAATTTGTCGGTGATTTTGAGGCATTCGAAAAAGCCGCCGCTTTTAATTCTCCCGCAAAAGAAGAGGCCCTTGACAGAAAGCACATTATAGACATGACGAGTGCGCGCGGAGGGCTTTCCGGGCGCTTAAAAACGCTTTCACAGGAACATCTGCTTGCCATATTTGAGGAGGAGCGAGAGCTTATCCGGAAGAAGTCGGTTACAGCGGCCCCCGCTCAACCTGCGACAGGAGCCGAAACAGCTTCACAGAAAACGCGTGTTGTAAATGCGGACGAAGCGCTCGACGTTGTCAGGGGGATGCTGGACGGGAAAAGGTCGTCGATACGAGCCGGAGGCGACAATCGCCCGATACTTGTTATTGTCGATGGCGATGCCGGGGTAGGAAAGAGCGCGTTTACCGAATATCTCAAAAATAATATAGGATTTAAGGCCGGCGCTATCCATTTAGACCGGTATCAAAATCCGATCCAATTTGGGCACACCAAAAATTGGAGCGAAGTCCATCGGGATATACGCCTTGCCGCTATAGAGGGACAGAAGTGCATTTTTATAGACGGGCTCCGCGGGCTTGATATGGAGTATTACGGAGGGACCTTTAAATTCGATTTAAGGATTAAAGTTACAGCCGATGAAGAGACTCGCCGGGAAAATATCACGCACCGGCGATCATGGCAGTATATGGACGAAGATGTTATTACCAGGGTATTGGCATGTAAGGCGGAATATCCTGCGCTGAAGGGTGAGGATGAGCGCCGCACGGAGCCTCGATACGATATAATCGTCGAGAATAGCAGGGCGCACAGACTGCCTTTTACGGAAGCGGATAACGGTGAGCGGCGATATTATGAGAGGCTTAACGCGGACGGACAGCGTAATATACAGCGTGTAAATAAGCATGATGATCCTGCGATAGCCGAGATATTGGCGGCTTTCTTAGCGGGTGGATCGCGAAAAGATGCTACAGATGCCCTTGCGAAGCGCTTACTGGATAATTATCCCGACGAGGGGGATGATTACGCCGCCGCTGAAAAATCTGCCGGTAAGCTAATTGCTTTACTGTCACGGCAAATAGAAACAGGCGTGTATGGCAAAACAAGCGGCGTGGAAAATGCGCCGATAACAAGAGAGGTTGTTTTAAACGGGGAGAGATTGGCCCTTGCGCAGATGAAGCAAAAAGTTTCAGAGATGATCAAGGGGTTTTTCCGTTTCAATGCGCGTTTAGAAGACGGGGTCTTGTGCTTTGGCTGTACGGAAAATTCAGCGCAGCTGCACAATAGCATTAAATACCCGCCGACCGCTATGGGCACTTTTGCCGGGTTCGTGACTTCCGAAGGCTCGATTTTTATATTGCCCGAATTTGTAAGATGGATAGCGCCTCAAGGAGAAGATGAAACGAGGCGATATCATGATCTTTGTATAAAGTTGGCGCGTGTGCTTATAGAGTGCGGTTTTCCGGGATCGCTTCCCTTGAATTGGCAGGCAAAGGAATCGCTGGAGGAAGAGTTATTGTTTGACGGTTCAAAACTGCAAACGCTGGGCGACCTGGCGGGCGCGCCGCTGATAAGATTCGACAGCATGCCTGTCCATGCGCCGAATGTCGATCAAACGACAGTAAGCCAGGGTAAACCGGAAAAAATAGAGCGCAAGACTAAAATTGGAATAATCGACGGGCTTCACGTGACTCCTTCATTAATAATCAGTGATTTAGCCGGGCGCATCGAAGACGAATTTCATATAAATATAACGTTAAGAAAATCGGGCAGTGATTACACTACCTCAGCGAATATACCTATGGGAGTAACCTCTTTATGCGCGCTATGTGGTGATGAGGTTGTTTTTTCCGCGCGGGGGCCATATTCTTCGGAAAAATTAAACAAGGTCCTGGATGTCTTTCAGAAAATCGTAGAAGTAAAAAATTGGTCTTCCGAGTTTATAGCTAAAAATCAGAAGCATAAAGAAGTTGTAAGGGAATATTTAAATGAAGTCAGGAAAAGCGTTGGGTTCGGTGTTATGGAAGATATTCGCGCTGAACAGCGGATGAAACAAACAGCCGATTCCGGCGGGCTTAAGATGCGGTCGGATAACGGCGAAACAAAATTAGAGCCTCACGAGAATCTCGTCCGGCATTTTAAGGAGAAGGAGTTCAGGCGGGAAGATGTGCTCGATGTATTGGGAAGATTGAGCCGGAAGATAGACGCAGTTTGTCAAAGTGGCACGAACCTCGCGGGATTGGAGCCTGGAGATGCCGCAGTGGACGCAAGAGTTAGTGAGTTGGCGAAGTATGTCGAGCATTTTTACCAGGCTATGGACGTGGTGGGAAGTGGTAACGAAGAAGTTGTTGCCGCCGTGCGCGATGCTTTCGCCCAGCAGAATTTTTCACTCATCCTATCGATGTTTAAGATGCCCCAACATCGCACTTCCGCAAAACAACTTTTACGCAACGCGATAGAGCAGTGGCGCGCGAACGTGGAGTTTTTACGCGCCTATGCTTCCGTCGGCGCTGTGGCGGATGCGGTGGCGATTACGCCGTGGCGCGGGACGAACGAGCTTCCGGGGGCGGACAGACTGCTGTCCGATCTGGAAGCGAGCATTCCGGGCTATCGTCCCGGGGAGGATAATCCAGGACTTGGCCTCGGCGGCGCCCGCGGATTCGCGAATCGGGTGGAGGTGGCCGGTTCGCCGGTTGAAGAGTTTTTAGCGGTAGTATTAGGGCATATAACGCATGCGGATTATCTGACCGAACTTATCAATACATGCAAAACCGAGCCACGGCTCGCAGAGAGTGGGGTTGAGGTTTATGACAGGCTTAAGAGTATTATGGATAAATATAAAGACACCATTTCAGAATTGGCCCGCAAAGGAAATCTTACGGTCGGTGAAGTTAATGCTTTGGCTGAAGCGATAGAAGAATTGATGAGAGAGATAGATGAATTACTTGTGAGCTATGAAAGAAATGCACAGAAGCGTGAGACATATGAAAGAATGATGAAATTTATTGTTAATGAGATGCGGGGCAAATTACAGGGTCTGGCTATTGGGGCCGATGTGGGGATAATAAAAAGAATGCAAGATCAGGGGTGGATTACCACATTACTTACGGATATAAGAGAATCCATAGCTGACTTGGAGATCGTTATGCAGTGCTATAAATACGCTCTTTCGCAACAGCCGTACACCATGCTACATAGCAACCGGGAGGTTGTGATAACGAATCCCGCGGGGATTCATTTATGCCCATCCACCATTATCGGAAATCTTATATGGCAGATACAGCAAAGATTTAAGATGCCGATATCATTGAGTAATAAAAGTACAGGCAAAACACTCAAGGCAGACATTAGCGATTTACAAGATCTTATACTATCGATAGTAGGCTTGGGTATCAGAGAAAATGAGGCCGTAGAAATAAATATAGCGTATAGAGGTACAGAGAATAACGCATTAGCGGAAGCTCTTTTAGATGTGATCGCGCGATCATTGCGGGATAGCGCTGTGTTGGAAGGCGAAGACTCCGGCGGTGGCAGATTTATCGACGAGATCGAGGAATTAAAAAGGCATCCGCCCGCGATGCGCGATATAGAGCGCGCACCGGTTACTATGGAAGATATTTGTCATACTTTATTAAATTGGTTGGATGATAAAGATAGGCAAAGGATCGAGAAGATAGAATATGACGTTTTTGAAGATTCCAGAGTATCCCCTGAGGTAGATGTTAACAGATTGGAGGACGCGTTAATGGAAGTCATCCATAACGCTTTGGACCATTCCGACCCATCGCAAAAAATAACCGTCCGGCTAACTCCCTGCGACTCTCCGGAGTTTGTTAATTTTAATATTACAAATTATGGGAGCATCCCATGGGACTTATTAAGGGCAGAGGCCGTCCGATTGGCTGAAAATGGAGAATTATTTGCCCGAAAGAATGACAGTTCAAAAATAATTACCGGTACCGAATTACGCAGAATGCCGGAAAATGCAGGCGCGGATTATCTTCCGATGGCAACAGGAGAGGTTCGCGATATTCCTGACGAAGCATTGTTGTTTATAGAAGGCCTAAGCACTAGTAAGGTTCATGGTAAGCGCAGTGGGGCGGGTGTCGGACTGCGCAACGCCATGGTATATGCGAAAGCTGTTAATGCAGGATTCGGGGTCAGGGAGGATAAAGCCCATTCACAAGTTACCTTTATAATTAGTAACGTAAAGATATTGCGTCAGCCGTCTGCTATGGATGCGGGCCAGGGCGCAGTCTTGGGTGGCAGGGTTGGTATCGAGTCGATCGGCGTGCCGGGTGCGATTGCGAAGCAGGCAATCAAGCGGGGCGAGGGTTTACAGGGGACAGGTGCGACACCGGTTATGACGGGCCCATTGCCGGAAATGGATGTCCCGGCAAATGTGGCTAAGTGGTCGGTGCGGCAGATACTCGTCGCTATTCACGCGGTCAATATGGAAGCGGGTTGTGTTGCGGCGCCTCTGCCGCAGGACGCCTCTGTAGTTCTTTCGCGGAATCTATTTGGCGACGATTTTGAAACATCCCCGCTCATGGGTCTTTTTAAGAGTAGCGCCAATATCGAGATTGCCGCCGATAGCAAAACGTTAAAAGTCCGCGCCACAAACGAAAGCGAAAAGAATGGTCGCGACAGACGTATAGTCGTTATGACGGAAGATGAATTTAAGACGATCTGGCCCGATGAGGATGGGCGCCGCCAGATACGCTCAAGCGTACTGCTTCTTAAAAACCGATTAACTGATAAGAATTATCTCTATGTCGAAGGTGTGGTTAGGCTGGCGTTTGCGATGATGAAACAGGATCAAATGGCTGTAGCGGCTTATTACCAGCTCATGTCAGGGAAAAAACTGGACATAGTAACGCAGAACCTGTTTGGCGATAATGCGGTAGCGTTTGCGGTCAAAGCGGTGCTGGAATTCAGGCCGGCCGATGTAAAAGACGAGAGGGAGTTTACCGATTACAAGATTATGGTCGAGAACGCGTTGATACGAGC